A single Augochlora pura isolate Apur16 chromosome 2, APUR_v2.2.1, whole genome shotgun sequence DNA region contains:
- the LOC144478271 gene encoding A disintegrin and metalloproteinase with thrombospondin motifs 12: protein MNGFQALLTFLGVLVLTDGDLIEKYRGARNVYHGRYTRDVHQPEFLIPKRVFEDGKFATYSLPNFYNREELGRRKRSTETDSGADKLHLVLPFNGIEHHVELDPHHEFISPDMVIETRGAGLRTNLNEAIRFKRAPDQQCHYRGFVRGHRGSKAALSLCDGVVGYVQTDHGRYFIEPASQAEPEPDGRHVHIAYERSLEHEAAEKNGHAPKKACGVSDNWETAWAEALADRVKRSPKNNSLLVKRADTPYSATHSIHRYLTLAVVADRMFLDYHNNTNYEQYLMTVMNMVADFYHDASTGNQIDVILVRMIYLEKEKEEIDLRITPAAEGTLENFLKWVEKLKPSDENHPNHFDAAVLITRHDICSRGTNCNLLGLAYVGTVCMPNKAGAINEDTGLTLGITVAHELGHSLGCAHDEGGSNACPPQDSDQSYYVMSPYIFFFTIRWSPCSTKFMTELFSQGLGDCLSNNPRNPPENFKFPNMLPGAMYGSDYQCNMVLPGSKHCQASGVTLLHLVCGSLTEQKRPGGRLVQNMRIECASDGAIPFQEGECERLWCTKDDKCVTQGSGVADGTKCGESKWCIHKKCVDMGTRPKAVHGGWGEWGPMSKCSRTCGGGLKSAERECNKPYPSNGGRYCIGERKKLAICNTQPCDPSKPPIRAVQCSLYNKVKVFADGIFYTWRPHVDKDFPCALYCINEKNVRTRVNPQANDTTPCRPGTNDMCVGGVCRKVSCDWILDGSAVDDNCGVCKGDGTKCKKIEGVYDKHTGPKKPRVDITTIPKGARNIIVMETKPKKNLLAIKFAKGEKTCLNENNRGFQSGDYECANAMLIYTYPEPDREHISMKGPISDDLVLEYVFYGREAYQNFEVTWSYYVLTSNPGYTPKYLWDFTEWSICDAKCGGGTMISEATCIEQNSGKVTPNFCESTPRPEPKSRLCNVEACPARWRVSQWSRCNACDGKSGWKHRKVQCVKPASRSGEDDVQANFDACKGRVPKQKEECVGQRPCKKTCPKQPKAPENPKQTRSAEKRARMIDAVVDLNLARYLEKSYGIRSGADKLIQIGDSDGYRQMLHDWSTALEGKAKRNGCTPEKNLTYPKVGSIIKDDIPVESMMVVEAPYLDESLQQNLSDKAYQEAGDKVGVSIDTSREKIYHGEEAIKKIQEITGQNESAMPPSRSSFTYDRLARLVDPVDQR, encoded by the exons ATGAACGGATTCCAAGCACTTCTGACGTTCCTCGGCGTTCTCGTGCTGACGGACGGGGACCTGATCGAGAAGTACCGTGGCGCCAGAAACGTATACCATGGTAG GTACACGAGAGACGTACACCAGCCGGAATTCCTGATACCGAAAAGAGTGTTCGAGGATGGCAAATTCGCCACATACTCGCTGCCGAATTTCTACAACCGGGAGGAGCTCGGCAGAAGAAAGAGGTCGACGGAGACGGACTCCGGGGCCGATAAATTGCACCTGGTGCTGCCATTCAACGGAATCGAGCACCACGTGGAGCTCGACCCACACCACGAATTCATCTCGCCAGACATGGTGATCGAGACGAGGGGCGCCGGCCTCAGGACTAACCTGAACGAGGCGATACGATTCAAAAGAGCCCCGGATCAGCAGTGCCATTATCGAGGCTTCGTCAGAGGCCACCGCGGATCCAAGGCTGCTCTTTCTTTGTGCGACGGCGTG GTCGGCTACGTGCAAACCGATCACGGGCGGTACTTCATCGAGCCGGCGAGCCAAGCCGAACCGGAGCCCGATGGTCGCCACGTTCACATAGCCTATGAACGCAGCCTGGAGCACGAAGCTGCTGAAAAAAACGGACATGCACCGAAGAAAGCTTGCGGAGTCAGCG ATAACTGGGAGACTGCATGGGCGGAAGCATTGGCCGACCGAGTGAAACGGTCaccgaaaaataattcgttgcTGGTGAAGAGAGCGGACACCCCTTACTCCGCGACTCACAGCATACATCGATACCTGACGCTCGCAGTGGTCGCCGACAGGATGTTCCTCGATTATCACAACAACACCAACTACGAACAGTACCTGATGACGGTCATGAACATGGTGGCGGACTTTTACCACGACGCGAGCACCGGCAATCAGATCGACGTGATCCTCGTGCGGATGATTTATttggagaaggagaaggaggag ATAGATTTGCGCATTACCCCCGCGGCCGAAGGGACGCTGGAGAATTTCCTGAAGTGGGTGGAGAAGCTAAAGCCCTCCGATGAGAATCACCCTAATCACTTTGACGCGGCTGTCCTCATAACCAG GCACGACATTTGCTCGCGAGGTACTAACTGCAACCTGCTGGGTCTGGCGTACGTGGGCACCGTTTGCATGCCCAACAAGGCAGGTGCGATCAACGAAGACACCGGCCTCACTCTTGGAATCACGGTCGCTCACGAACTCGGCCACTC GTTGGGCTGCGCTCACGACGAAGGCGGGTCGAACGCCTGCCCGCCGCAGGACTCCGATCAAAGCTACTACGTCATGTCGCCGTACATCTTTTTCTTCACGATTCGATGGTCGCCGTGCAGCACGAAATTCATGACCGAGCTCTTCAG CCAGGGATTGGGCGACTGCCTGAGCAACAACCCGCGAAACCCGCCGGAGAACTTCAAGTTCCCGAACATGCTGCCTGGCGCAATGTACGGCTCGGACTATCAATGCAACATGGTTTTGCCCGGCTCGAAACACTGTCAAGCCTCG GGCGTGACCTTACTCCACCTGGTTTGCGGAAGTTTAACCGAACAGAAACGTCCAGGTGGCCGTCTAGTTCAAAATATGCGTATAGAATGTGCAAGCGATGGGGCAATTCCGTTTCAGGAGGGCGAGTGCGAGAGGCTATGGTGCACCAAGGATGACAAGTGCGTGACTCAAGGTAGCGGGGTGGCCGACGGGACGAAATGCGGTGAGAGCAAG TGGTGCATCCACAAGAAATGCGTGGATATGGGCACCAGACCGAAGGCGGTGCACGGCGGATGGGGTGAATGGGGTCCCATGAGCAAATGCAGCCGAACCTGCGGCGGCGGCCTGAAATCTGCCGAGCGGGAGTGCAACAAACCGTATCCGTCGAACGGTGGCAGGTACTGCATCGGCGAGAGGAAGAAGCTGGCCATTTGCAACACCCAG CCCTGCGACCCCAGCAAGCCGCCTATCCGAGCAGTTCAGTGCTCGTTGTACAATAAAGTAAAAGTCTTTGCTGACGGTATTTTTTACACGTGGAGACCGCACGTGGACAAGGACTTCCCTTGCGCATTGTATTGCATCAACGAGAAGAACGTAAGAACAAGGGTGAATCCACAAGCGAACGACACGACACCCTGTAGACCCGGAACGAACGACATGTGCGTTGGAGGCGTCTGTAGG AAAGTGAGCTGCGATTGGATATTGGACGGTTCCGCAGTGGATGACAATTGCGGGGTCTGCAAAGGGGACGGCACCAAGTGTAAGAAAATCGAGGGGGTGTACGACAAACACACGGGGCCCAAGAAAC CCCGCGTCGATATAACGACGATTCCGAAAGGGGCGCGCAACATCATCGTAATGGAGACTAAGCCGAAGAAGAATCTCCTGGCGATAAAATTCGCGAAAGGGGAGAAAACCTGTCTGAAcgaaaataa TCGTGGATTCCAGAGCGGCGATTACGAGTGCGCGAACGCGATGCTGATTTACACGTATCCCGAGCCGGACAGGGAGCACATCAGCATGAAAGGACCTATCAGCGACGACCTTGTTCTCGAG TACGTATTTTACGGGCGCGAAGCGTACCAGAACTTCGAGGTGACTTGGTCCTACTACGTGTTGACGTCGAATCCCGGGTACACGCCGAAATACCTGTGGGACTTCACGGAGTGGTCGATCTGCGACGCAAAATGCGGCGGCGGCACAATG ATCTCCGAGGCGACGTGCATCGAGCAGAACTCTGGCAAAGTCACGCCCAATTTTTGCGAGTCCACTCCCAGACCGGAACCGAAGAGCCGACTGTGCAACGTGGAAGCGTGCCCTGCGAG GTGGCGAGTGAGTCAATGGAGCAGGTGCAACGCCTGCGACGGCAAGTCGGGCTGGAAGCATCGCAAAGTGCAGTGTGTAAAGCCGGCTTCCCGTTCCGGCGAGGACGACGTGCAGGCAAACTTTGACGCGTGCAAGGGACGCGTGCCAAAACAAAAAGAGGAATGCGTCG GTCAGAGACCGTGCAAGAAAACCTGTCCGAAACAGCCCAAAGCTCCCGAGAATCCGAAACAGACGAGATCCGCGGAGAAACGTGCCAGGATGATCGACGCGGTCGTGGATCTGAATCTGGCGCGATACCTGGAGAAGTCCTACGGAATTCGCAGCGGTGCTGACAAGCTAATTCAGATAGGCGACTCCGACGGCTACCGTCAGATGCTGCACGATTGGTCAACCGCGTTGGAAGGCAAGGCGAAACGCAACGGTTGCACCCCAGAGAAGAATCTGACGTACCCGAAGGTGGGCTCGATCATCAAAGACGACATCCCCGTAGAATCCATGATGGTGGTGGAGGCTCCGTACTTGGACGAGAGCTTGCAACAGAATTTATCCGACAAAGCGTACCAGGAAGCCGGCGACAAGGTCGGCGTCAGCATCGACACCTCTCGGGAGAAGATCTATCACGGGGAAGAGGCCATCAAGAAGATACAGGAGATCACTGGTCAGAACGAGAGCGCGATGCCGCCGAGCCGTTCGAGTTTCACGTACGATCGGCTGGCCAGGCTCGTCGATCCCGTCGATCAGAGATAA